In Amblyraja radiata isolate CabotCenter1 unplaced genomic scaffold, sAmbRad1.1.pri scaffold_1220_ctg1, whole genome shotgun sequence, the DNA window ctcccaccagggtggagatcgatagattcttgattagtgcgggtgtcaatgggagaaggcaggagaatgggattaggagggagagatagatcagccatgattgaatggcggagtgggccaaatggccaaattctcctCCTATTCCTTAAGACCTTtagatcaaggaccagtctcacaccccggccactccctcttctcccctctcccatcgggcaagaggtacagaagtgtgaaaatgaacgcacacacctccagattcagggacagtttcttcccagctgttatcaggcaactgaaccatcctaccacaaccagagatcgGTCCTGAATTACTAATGgaccatccttgatcggactttggtagacaaaagtgctggagaaactcagcgggtgcagcagcatctatggagcgaaggaaataggcaacgtttcgtcccgaaacccttcgggtttcgacccgaaacgttgcctatttcctttgggtttcggcccgaaacgtcgcctatttccttcgctccatagatgttttcgggccataacccttcttcagactgatccttgatgggactttgctggctttaccttgcactaaacgttattcccttatcatgtatctgtacactgtggacggctcgattgtaatcatgtgttgtctttccgctgactggttagcgcgcaacaaaaagcttttcactgtacctcggtacacgggacgatAAACTAATGGAATGGTCTGGGTTTCTCCCTCAGCCTCCATCGAGCACCAGGTATCGCAGCACGACAAGATGTTGTCTGTACACGAGGTGCGTTTGGCGGATATGGACCTGCGCTTCCAGGTGTTGGAGACGGCCAGTTACGACGGGAGGCTGATCTGGAAGATCCAGCAGTACGAGCGGCAGAAACGGGACGCCATCTCCGGGAAGACCCTGTCCCTCTACAGCCAACCCTTCTACACCAGCCCGTTCGGGTATAAGATGTGTGCCCGGGTCTACCTCAATGGGGACGGGATGGGCAAGGGCACGCACATGTCGGTCTTCTTCGTGGTGATGCGTGGAGAGTACGATTCGCTCCTGTCCTGGCCCTTCCGGCAGAAGGTGACCTTCACGCTCCTCGACCAAGGGCTGGGCAAGGGCCACGTGTCGGACACCTTCAAGCCCGACCCGAACAGCAGCAGCTTCTCCCGACCCCAGGGGGAGATGAATGTGGCCTCGGGCTGCCCTCTTTTCGTAGCCCAGCCGGTGCTGGAGAACAAACACCACCAGTACATCAAGGACAACACCATCTTCATCAAGATAACCGTGGATGTCTCCGACTCTCCAGAACTCTGAACCATCCAAAGTTCAGCCCCAACAATAGTGCAATAGCCCCAGGATCAGTAGCAGGTCACTCCTCAACTCTACAGGAGTGTGTTTGCAAAAGTCAAACTGAACTTAGATCTGGGGCCcatattaaattataaatctCCGTTAACTCCTTGCTACAGATATCAAAGTATTTTATATTATAAGGTATTATTAGTCCGTAGTATGCTAATGTATTCGGCCACAATTCACTCCTTACATGTTTTAGGGGggagttttgtttttgtttcagatataTTTTTATGGAAAGTAATATTAAATCATTTATCGTTACCAGGTGAGTGCAAGGTGGTTGATTTTGGACACTGGCTATTTGGGCAGCAAAatgcaaagggctggagtaactcagtgggtcaggcagaaaatctgcggaaggatgtgccggctttgg includes these proteins:
- the LOC116969797 gene encoding TNF receptor-associated factor 3-like — its product is MVECPKAERCCSFTNYGCSFKGTDPRLKQHETQSIHQHLMLVLLKNKALEEKVTELDNEITKKQTVLQRLSNKIQKMEMEISSQNQSVNRSDIDIISLQNTLATHGELLHRVETEKLERHKLEDIFKQDILWIKYKTENLSSRVSNIESNQSDPCLYRGSNSLSASIEHQVSQHDKMLSVHEVRLADMDLRFQVLETASYDGRLIWKIQQYERQKRDAISGKTLSLYSQPFYTSPFGYKMCARVYLNGDGMGKGTHMSVFFVVMRGEYDSLLSWPFRQKVTFTLLDQGLGKGHVSDTFKPDPNSSSFSRPQGEMNVASGCPLFVAQPVLENKHHQYIKDNTIFIKITVDVSDSPEL